From one Lycium ferocissimum isolate CSIRO_LF1 chromosome 5, AGI_CSIRO_Lferr_CH_V1, whole genome shotgun sequence genomic stretch:
- the LOC132055420 gene encoding uncharacterized protein LOC132055420, whose translation MLHAKSESDVTSLAPSSPSRSPKRPVYYVQSPSRDSHDGDKTSMQPTPSFNSPMESPSHPSFGRHSRNSSASRFSGIFRSSSGRKNGRKRNDKGWPECNVILEEGKYDELDDDKGLTRRCQALLALLGFVVLFSVFCLIIWGAGRPYKAEITVRSLAVNNFYVAEGSDFTGVVTKMVTVNGSLRISVHNPATFYGIHVSSTPINLVYSDIVVASGQLKKYFQPRKSRRTVLVNIEATKVPLYGAGSSLDVSPNGGFKVPLKLDFEIRSRGDLVGKLVRTKNKKEISCDLVIDSTSNKPIKFKKNSCVYS comes from the exons ATGTTGCACGCAAAATCAGAGTCAGATGTAACAAGTCTAGCTCCATCATCACCTTCAAGGTCACCAAAGCGACCAGTTTATTACGTACAGAGTCCTTCAAGAGACTCACATGATGGTGACAAAACATCCATGCAACCAACACCAAGTTTTAATAGTCCTATGGAATCTCCTTCACATCCATCATTTGGTCGACACTCTAGGAATTCATCGGCGAGTAGATTTTCAGGCATATTTAGGTCGTCGTCCGGCAGGAAAAATGGTCGGAAAAGGAATGATAAAGGGTGGCCTGAGTGTAATGTGATTCTTGAAGAAGGGAAGTATGATGAATTGGATGATGATAAGGGATTAACGAGGAGGTGTCAAGCTTTGCTGGCGCTTTTGgggtttgttgttttgttttctgTCTTTTGCCTTATCATTTGGGGCGCTGGACGTCCTTACAAAGCTGAGATTACTGTCAGG agtTTAGCTGTAAATAACTTCTATGTCGCTGAAGGTTCGGACTTCACTGGAGTTGTAACTAAGATGGTGACAGTGAACGGGTCGTTGAGAATAAGCGTGCACAATCCTGCTACATTCTATGGCATTCATGTTAGCTCTACCCCCATCAATCTCGTTTATTCAGACATCGTCGTTGCTAGTGGTCAG ctaaaaaaatattttcaaccGAGGAAGAGTAGGCGTACCGTGCTGGTGAACATAGAAGCGACAAAGGTTCCCTTGTATGGAGCTGGATCAAGTCTTGATGTATCACCTAATGGTGGTTTTAAAGTTCCATTGAAGTTGGATTTTGAAATCAGGTCGCGTGGAGATTTGGTGGGAAAATTAGTTAGAAcaaagaataaaaaggaaatttcaTGTGATTTGGTGATTGACTCTACTAGCAACAAACCTATCAAGTTCAAGAAGAATTCTTGTGTTTACAGCTGA